The following coding sequences lie in one Rothia sp. SD9660Na genomic window:
- the dusB gene encoding tRNA dihydrouridine synthase DusB — MTEETLETGQTPARAKQLKLPPLHLGKHTINTPVVLAPMAGVTNKAFRRLCRDYGGGLYVTEMVTARSLVERNPESLRIIDHDGDEKIRSIQIYGVDAVNVGKAIRMVVEEDRADHIDLNFGCPVPKVTKLGGGSALPWKTDLFTAIVQTAVREASRGDVPLTIKMRKGIDEDHLTYLESAKIARDAGVAAIALHGRTAAQHYSGKADWDSIARLREAIPDVPILGNGDIFSAEDAIAMVEQTGVDGIVVGRGCQGRPWLFGDLQNAFEGSEERHRPSVSEVADMIYRHAELLVETFGDETRGLREIRKHVAWYFHGYPVGGKLRAKMSTVPTLEAFREYLAELDHSIGYPGAAVEGPRGRAGNPKKPHLPDGWLNSRVLGDAERLGLVDAELDISGG; from the coding sequence ATGACAGAAGAGACTTTAGAGACCGGCCAGACCCCGGCCCGCGCCAAGCAACTAAAATTGCCTCCCCTGCACCTGGGTAAGCACACCATTAACACCCCCGTGGTGCTGGCGCCCATGGCTGGCGTTACTAACAAGGCCTTCCGCCGGCTCTGCCGCGACTACGGTGGCGGGCTGTACGTGACCGAGATGGTCACAGCGCGCTCACTGGTGGAGCGCAACCCCGAGTCCCTGCGCATTATTGACCATGACGGCGACGAAAAGATCCGCTCCATTCAGATTTACGGGGTGGACGCCGTCAACGTGGGTAAGGCAATCCGCATGGTGGTCGAAGAAGACCGCGCCGACCACATCGACCTGAACTTCGGCTGCCCCGTGCCCAAGGTAACCAAGCTGGGTGGCGGCTCAGCCCTGCCCTGGAAGACCGACCTCTTTACCGCTATTGTCCAGACCGCCGTCCGTGAGGCTTCTCGCGGGGATGTGCCCCTGACCATCAAAATGCGTAAGGGCATAGACGAGGATCACCTGACCTACCTGGAATCAGCCAAAATCGCCCGCGATGCCGGGGTTGCAGCTATCGCCCTGCACGGCCGCACCGCCGCCCAGCACTACTCAGGTAAGGCTGACTGGGACTCCATTGCCCGCCTGCGCGAAGCTATCCCCGACGTGCCAATTCTGGGTAACGGCGATATTTTCTCGGCCGAGGACGCCATCGCTATGGTCGAGCAGACCGGGGTGGACGGCATTGTGGTTGGCCGCGGCTGCCAGGGCCGCCCCTGGCTCTTTGGCGACCTTCAGAACGCCTTTGAGGGCTCGGAAGAGCGCCACCGCCCCTCTGTTTCTGAGGTGGCGGATATGATTTATCGCCACGCGGAACTTTTAGTTGAGACTTTTGGGGATGAGACCCGCGGCCTGCGCGAGATCCGCAAGCACGTAGCCTGGTACTTCCACGGCTACCCGGTGGGCGGCAAACTGCGCGCCAAGATGTCTACCGTACCTACCCTGGAAGCCTTCCGTGAGTACCTGGCCGAACTGGATCACTCTATCGGCTACCCCGGTGCCGCTGTTGAGGGCCCTCGCGGCCGAGCTGGCAACCCCAAGAAGCCCCACCTACCCGATGGCTGGCTGAACTCCCGCGTCCTAGGGGACGCTGAGCGCCTGGGCCTGGTGGATGCCGAGCTGGATATCAGCGGCGGCTAG
- a CDS encoding PRC and DUF2382 domain-containing protein — MATNETIETLRNSTVFGADGEKIGKVGELYLDAQTGEPTFVTVNTGFFGTNESFIPVDKARYAGEEIHVPYTKEFVKDAPSIAEDGELSPAEEQRLYEYYSLTAGTATTGVANTERPAADAHAAQATATAENGDVVAHEERLNVGTATSATQTGQVRLRKVVRTETETVEVPVRKEEIVVERTNLKDGEVVENYDFDSAEAQADVTVTAHEERPVVSTETVATERVSVGKEVRTDTERVSADVRKEEIVVEGDNK, encoded by the coding sequence ATGGCTACCAACGAAACCATCGAAACCCTGCGCAACAGCACCGTATTCGGCGCCGACGGTGAAAAAATTGGCAAGGTAGGCGAGCTCTACCTCGATGCCCAGACCGGCGAACCCACCTTCGTCACCGTCAACACCGGTTTCTTCGGCACCAACGAATCCTTCATCCCCGTGGACAAGGCTCGCTACGCAGGCGAAGAAATCCACGTTCCCTACACCAAGGAATTTGTCAAGGACGCCCCCAGCATCGCAGAAGACGGCGAACTCTCACCCGCTGAAGAGCAGCGCCTCTACGAGTACTACTCACTCACCGCAGGTACCGCAACCACCGGTGTAGCTAACACCGAGCGTCCTGCCGCCGATGCCCACGCAGCTCAGGCCACCGCAACTGCCGAGAACGGCGACGTCGTTGCCCACGAAGAGCGCCTGAATGTTGGCACCGCCACCAGCGCAACCCAGACCGGTCAGGTCCGCCTGCGCAAGGTCGTCCGCACCGAAACCGAAACCGTTGAGGTGCCCGTCCGCAAGGAAGAAATCGTTGTTGAGCGCACCAACCTCAAGGACGGCGAAGTCGTAGAAAACTACGACTTCGACTCCGCAGAGGCACAGGCAGACGTTACCGTCACCGCCCACGAAGAGCGACCCGTTGTCTCCACCGAAACCGTAGCCACCGAGCGCGTCTCAGTTGGCAAGGAAGTACGCACCGACACCGAGCGCGTCTCAGCAGACGTCCGCAAGGAAGAAATCGTTGTAGAAGGCGACAACAAGTAA
- a CDS encoding MGMT family protein, with the protein MDDTRVERILRVAECVPAGRVATYGDVGAVAGESPRLVGRTLALWGSSVPWWRVCNARGEIPGHLEQAYAHWQDEGTPLRADGRVALKAARIGADALARLSAPRLAELGEGQA; encoded by the coding sequence GTGGACGATACACGGGTAGAGAGAATCTTACGGGTGGCCGAGTGCGTGCCTGCCGGGCGGGTCGCTACCTACGGTGATGTCGGTGCGGTCGCCGGTGAATCGCCCCGGCTGGTCGGGCGCACCCTCGCACTTTGGGGGTCGAGCGTGCCCTGGTGGCGTGTCTGCAACGCCCGCGGTGAGATACCGGGGCACCTAGAGCAGGCCTACGCTCATTGGCAGGACGAGGGCACCCCGCTGCGGGCGGACGGGCGAGTCGCTCTGAAAGCTGCCCGTATAGGCGCGGACGCCCTCGCCCGCCTCTCTGCCCCGCGCCTGGCTGAGCTAGGGGAGGGGCAGGCTTAG
- a CDS encoding GNAT family N-acetyltransferase translates to MSTAKNTYTLRPWREGDTLALLEYWHDAENRQVAAFRSSFGPDSTTRFSRTLIAEHQGVPVAAGIVYETDLHPNRLWAYIEVAPEHRRAGLGSLLLEALKDAAASSSRGVSAFRATVEPESTGLNFALARGFTAAQRSRMVRIEAGAVPSVPLRQDESERITQAIEDLATGSVELTQRFWEFYRAVHTWDEPANLPIGRINRLFLSDEAEALGAVVLRDDVLRAQANGKKGDIIAFAVSYRPIEVDAGQMPVSEDDATEITIGYRVGHPGAREAIMQLLSVLTGSYAVQIEVDDSMEDLAVLIDQLVKMGAATVTSESLVLVDG, encoded by the coding sequence ATGAGCACCGCCAAGAATACCTATACCCTGCGCCCCTGGCGCGAGGGCGACACCCTAGCCCTGCTCGAATACTGGCACGATGCCGAAAACCGGCAGGTAGCCGCCTTCCGCTCGTCCTTCGGGCCCGATTCCACCACCCGCTTCTCCCGCACCCTCATCGCCGAGCACCAGGGCGTTCCTGTAGCCGCAGGTATCGTTTACGAGACCGACCTGCACCCTAATCGCCTGTGGGCCTACATCGAAGTAGCCCCCGAGCACCGCCGCGCAGGCCTGGGCAGCCTGCTCCTAGAGGCTCTGAAGGACGCCGCTGCCTCATCTTCTCGCGGCGTTTCGGCTTTCCGCGCCACCGTGGAGCCAGAATCTACCGGCCTAAACTTCGCCTTAGCCCGTGGTTTCACGGCGGCCCAGCGCTCGCGTATGGTGCGCATTGAAGCTGGGGCGGTGCCGTCTGTGCCCCTGCGCCAGGACGAATCTGAACGTATCACCCAGGCCATCGAAGATCTAGCCACTGGGTCTGTCGAACTTACCCAGCGCTTCTGGGAGTTCTACCGGGCCGTGCACACCTGGGATGAACCTGCCAATCTCCCTATAGGCCGCATTAACCGTCTCTTCCTCTCCGACGAAGCCGAGGCTCTGGGCGCTGTGGTGCTGCGCGATGACGTACTTCGTGCCCAAGCGAACGGGAAGAAGGGCGACATCATCGCCTTTGCCGTGAGCTACCGCCCTATCGAGGTAGACGCCGGCCAGATGCCCGTCTCTGAAGATGACGCCACCGAAATCACCATCGGCTACCGGGTGGGTCACCCTGGCGCCCGCGAAGCTATTATGCAGCTGCTTTCGGTGCTGACCGGCTCCTACGCTGTGCAGATTGAGGTCGATGACTCCATGGAAGATTTGGCTGTGCTGATTGACCAGCTGGTGAAGATGGGGGCTGCTACCGTGACCAGCGAGTCCCTGGTACTGGTTGACGGTTAA